GATCCTCGAGCAGTCAAATGCATATTTGTGGGTTATTCATCAAGTCAAAAGGGGTACAAGTGTTGATGTCCCACTGAACGTCGTCTCTTTGTAAGTATGGATGTGACATTTAGGGAATCAGAACCTTATTATGGTGAAAAGACCGACTTAAGCTCCTTGTTTGAATTTGGTGATATGAGCATAAATCAAGATGATCGAGAGGGGGAGAACCATGGTGTCATAAGTAGTCCAACTGAGCAAAATCAAAGGAGAATGGAAGGAGTGATTACTGGCTCTATTCCTCAACCAAGAATGGAGACAATGACAAGTGACTTGGATCCAACTCCTTGTCAAGAGGACAGTTCTGTAGGTGATGACCCACGATATAAGGGCCCATTGAGAGTGTATACGAGGAGGACACGTACATCTCAAGAAGAGGTTCCAGGAATAACTCCTGAATCAGCAATCCCTCAAGAAATTGTTGATGTGTCACGACTTCTTCGACTGAGATTGAAGAATCCGGTTTGGATGATTTGCCCATTGCATTACAGAAAGAACCACGAGCTAAAATTGGTATGCCTCCACCAAGGTATGGATTTGAGCATGATATCAGTAACTATGTTTCTTATGCATTACTGTCTCCTGCATATAGAACATTTGTTGCATCATTACAGTCCGTAGTAATCCCTAAGGACTGGAAAGAAGCAAAGCAGGATCCTAAATGGCATGAGGCTATGTTGGAGGAGCTAATAGCTCTTGAAAAGAACAAGACATGGGATCTTGTAAAACTACCTGCTGGAAAGAAAACTGTTAGTTGCAAGTGGGTCTTCACAGAATCACAGTGAAGCAAAATGCAGAAGGGAAAGTGGAACGATATAAAGCAAGATTGGTTGCAAGAGGGTACAACCAGACATATGGGATTGATTATGATGAAACATTTGCACCGGTAGCAAAGATGAGTACCATAAGAACATTGGTATCCTGTGCTGCAAACTTTGGTTGGCCCTTGTATCAATTGGATGTAAAGAATGCTTTCTTGCATGGTGAGCTCCAAGAAGAGGTGTATATGGAGATACCCCCTGATTATTCTAAACCTGAAGTGATTGGAAAGGTATGTAGACTAAAAAAGTCCCTATATGGCCTCAAGCAATCTCCACGAGCATGGTTTGATAGATTCAAACGTGCATTATGTGGTATGCAATACAAACAATGCAATGGAGATCATACACTATTCTATAGACATTTGGGACGCAAGATCACGGTGCTAGCTgtatatgtggatgatattatcattACAGGTGATGATGAAAGAGAGATCATTCACCTTAAAGAAAAACTAAGTAAGGAGTTTGAAGTCAAGGACCTTGGTCAACTCAGATATTTTCTTGGTATTGAGATTGCACGAAATCCAAAAGCATCGTTCTTTCACAAAGAAAGTATGTTCTGGACTTGCTTAGTGAGACCGGCATGCTTGGATGTCGCCCTGTATCAACACCAATTGATCCTAATCACAAGTTATGTGCTGAATCGGGCAATCCAGTGAATAAGGAAAGATATCAGAGGCTTGTTGGGCGTCTTATTTATCTATGTCATACAAGGCCTGACATATCATATGCAGTAAGTGTTGTGAGTCGGTATATGCACGACCCAAGGAGTGGGCATTTGGATGCAGTTTATCGGATCCTAAGATATCTCAAGAGTAGTCCAGGAAAGGGGTTGATCTTTAAAAGTCATGGTCACTTGAATGTTGAAGGCTATTGTGATGCTGATTGGGCGAGTTGCCTTGATGATAGGAGATCAACTTCAGGTTATTGTGTCTTCGTTGGGGGAAACTTAgtgtcatggaggagcaagaagCAATCAATCATGTCCCGTTCAACTGCTGAAGCAGAATATAGAGCAATGTCTCTTGGGGTGAGTGAAATGTTATGGGTGAGAAATCTTTTATCAGAGTTAAATGTGCTAAGAAAAGGCCCCTTGAGAGTTTGGTGCGACAACAAGTCAGCTATCAACATTGCTAGTAATCCTGTTCAACATGATAGAACCAAGCATGTGGAGATAGATCGCTTCTTCATCAAGGAGAAAATAGATGATGGTATATTGGAATTAGGCCATGTAAACTCGTGTAATCAAGTAGCTGACTGTTTAACAAAAGGTTTAGGAGTAAAGGAATGTAATTTAGCATGTAACAAGATGGGAATGATAGATATCTATCACCCatcttgagggggagtgttgggcCATGTATGTGTTAGGCCTAGCCCATAacaatgtatatatatatatgtaccaCAAGGCAATCAAGAGAGCAGTTCTAGAGTTTTCCCCCAAATTCATCATAGATTAAAGTATAGTGCTTTACCATTCCCATATCCTCCTTTTCCCTTGATACAGAACTAAGAGAAGCCTCTAATCTTTTAAGGGTTGATTCAGATGCCTTTGACCTTTTGGTCTGTATCACAAAATACAGTTTCATGATTGAAAAATTGAGTAGACAAAAAGAATGCGAAAAAGCAATAAGGTTAGGATATTTGCAAAGGCATGTTATGTATACCAAAAGTGCAACTTCATCACTTAAGGAATTCCTTTCTGATTCTGCTGAATTCAATTTATTCGCGAGATCTTCTAGTTCCGATGTAATAAGCTCTACTTTAGACAATGCTTCATCCTTTTCAGTGACTGAAGTCGTTAAAGCTTCTTGTAAAGAAGAAATTTCCGCCTCCATATCAAAAACGTGCATCTCAAGCTTTTGGTACTCCTCCTGGATATATGTAAAAAAAAGAGGGAAATGAGATTCATGGCCACAAAGCTCCTGAAAGGGATTTTTGTACTATGTTATATTCCCAGCATATAACTCAGGCCACAGGAGAAGAAGACATCCCTGGCTTTGCCATAAAAGAGGGGACTTTCCAGGCTTTGCCTCGAAGTGCATGCCACTCAATAGAAACCCTTTAGGGAGGTACCAACAACACAAAAACTGTGAAAGGTGGGTTCAAGCCTAGTTGGGCATCCGAGCATGAGGCTCTACCACTGCTCGGTTCTCCAGCAGATACGATCTCAAAGGAAAGAAAACTTAAGTCATTTTTTAAAGCAAAATCTAATGTTTATTATAAGTTTTAAGCATCTGTACTGATCTATGAATAGTTGTAACTGGTAACAGTGCAGGACTAGTGACTCCAATATGTAAGCTACGATGACAGTACATCCTAGATGTGGCATTTGCAAAGAATAATGAATACCTGCATCTGGACAGCTTGATCGAGCGTGCAATTCAGCTCATGCTTTTTCTCAACAGTAACTGAATCACGTTTCCGTAAATCACGTTCAAGCAAAGTTCTTTGGCTTTGCAATTTCTTAACTTCTTTGTGGGCCTCTGCTTTTTCACTCTGGTAAAAGAACATGTATGTTTGTACATCAGAACAGCTGGCTTTTAAgtggtaaaaaaaattataaacagaAAGTTGATAACCAACCTGAAGTTTTATTTTCTCCTGAATGGAATTCTTAAGTTTGTTCTCAGTCTCTCTTAACTTAGTTTTAGTCCTATCAAGTTCCTTTCGGATAGattctttttctttcatcaAAGAGGATGATGACAAGGTCGATACTTCCTTTTGGAGGTTTAGGAGCTCCGAGAGAATCCCATCCTTCTCCAGTTCATGTTGAAGAGTACAGTCCTGagtataagttttttttttcagtaagTTCGGGATTAGGAACTAGGAATTTAAATATTTGAGAAGAGATTAGTCAGTAACAAACATCTATGGCCTTCTCACAGCTTGCCAGACTGGATTTCAGTTTATCAATTTCATTTTGTTGATCTTGGGATTGTTCCTCTAACAGTTTCTGCATTCAAATCAGAGTaacattgaaaaaaaataactgCTTAAAACTTGAGTGCATTAGGAACGAGAATTTGAAGATACCTTCTCTGTTTCAAGTTTGCAGACTTTTTCCATCAAACAGGCTGACAGTTTCTCATAATCCCTGACCATAGAACCAAACCGTCTAATATCTTCATGAGCAGAGTGCTTTACTTCCTATGGAAAGCAAAAGTGCACATCAACTACATATGATACTAGGATTGAAAGATGGGAACTGTGTTCAGACAGTTAGATAGATGCAGTACTACACTAAGCAAACATAAATCCACTTGGAAATCAATAAATAGCATAACATAGTGTTCCATTGATGAGACATTTTCACCAGACTGCATGTAGGATTTTTCAAAGCTTATAACAGTAACATAGCAATGCAATTGGTTCACAACCTTCAAAGATCATGACAGCCATTCACATTATATTGCTTTGTGGTAGTAGGAATGTAGCATATTAGCATATAGGTGAAAAAAATTATAGGGAGGATCAGATTGACAATTTGCATCTCTAAGGTGAACAACTGAACTACTGTGCATAATGGACTAAAATGCATGCTGATACTCAATGTTGAATATAGAATAAAACAGTTGATTTAATTTAACTAAAGGACAGGATTATTCAAGAAAGTCCAATCTGGAGATGCTGTCATAAAAATGATAGAAACCATACAAGAACGCCTTGTGCCATCATCAAGAGATTCTGAGAAAGTTCATCAATAAACGAAAGAGCGCTTTCAACTGAGTTTCTCAACTGATGCGTCTCCAAATTTATTCCTTCGGTCTCAATCAATACATTACTGAGGAATCCGTATGCTACTTCCTGGAAGTTGGAGAAAAATGTTTCATACATGTATCCAGTCATGTAATTAGTCAGGCAATAACATGAAGTGGACAAATGGTTGCAGGAAGATGGAAAGAAACTAAATTCCTAGCTAtggtttttttaaagaaaaaaggGATATAATACAACTGGAAGAGGGTAACGAAGTGCCTGATTGGATTTTATAGTAGCAGACAGTGTGGAAACCTTCTCATTAGCaacttttgcttgttcttgtgcgGCCAGAGCATTCTGCTGAAGCTGCAAATAGGCAAAGTGGTATAGAATGTAAGAACAGCTTCAAGGTAAAGCATAAATTTCATAAGAAAATCATCATCGATCTTAAGGACTTCTTAGAGTGTGACAACTTGAATTGAATGTTGTGTTTATTACAGATACAGAATAACTTTCAATTTCCAAAGTGTAGCATCCTTCACCTTTTCATACTTCTCATCAGACGAGGTCTTCTGTTGAGTTGCCAATTCAAGAACATCATCCAAATTAGTTTGAATAGAACTCTTCTCTGCCTCCAACAACTTGATCTGCTTGGGATGTATTCAAAtacttaatttttttaatttcagagtAGCACAATAATAGGGGGCAAACTACCACCTGATCTTGAAGTTGTTTAATGACAAGAATGGCTTCAGACTCTCGAGCAGATAAGCtactaactacacaaggcacaGTGCTTTCCTGACTTTGAAGAGCATTATTCCCATCAAGAGCGTCTTCAGGTATTATTAGTTCACCAGCTGTCCCCCCGAATTGCTCTTGATCTGATTTCTTCTGGCAAGACCATGTATTCAACAATCAGATATGTaaccaaaaaaattacaaaatatttttagagaaaGAAATCCAAAACTTGAATAGGCATCTTGTATTAATAAAAGCTCAAAAGCTCAAAACGAGAAGTATCAGAATCAATCACCATTGTATTTGTCTTTCTTCGGTTGGTAACATGCAGCAAAGCATGTGAATCAGGTAGAGAAACATCTTCACTGTCTTCGGCCATATCAATAGGTGAGCAAGCGTTAGCACAAGGCTCATCATTACTTGCATAACTTTCTTGAATTAGCTCTTCAAAACGTGGCGGCATTCCCATATTGCGTTCATTTCTAACTGTGCTGCTTGTAGGGCCTTCCTCGATAGGTCCTAAAACCTGAACATTACGTATAGATACTCAGAATATATTCTTAACACAATCAGTCatcttttgcataaattttaatACTCTCGCAACGATTTGATTGAAAGAAAAGAATtgtattaatatatatatatgtatggcATGCACCCAGAAAAATGACACTAGTCCACCGCATATGTTATCTACTATCCACATATCCTAAGAAAAAAGGATGAAAAGCAAAAGCATTCACAGAGAGAAGAACATCTAGACAAATACTCTGGGTGAAACTCTTTCTGAATAACATTTCAAAAACGATAAGGGGTCAATAAACAATGTTGCAGAGCCAACCAAAAACAAAAGATGTGTCAGTAGACTTTCAGAATGCCAAATTGAACATGTTGAAGAGCGCCAGTTCTAATGATACCTCAATACCAAATTGCCTTGCTTTTGGTCCAGGACACCATGTTACCCTTCTTTTGTCCTGTTCAAGGAAGAATTTTTTTTccgtaagaaaaaaaatattagtaGGATAAAGAGTAGCAGTACATTGTTGGTCTTATGTTTAAAAGAGGCACACATCTTATGACTATTTTTGTAAAGTCTAAAGTTTAAACAGATTTTACTTCATGTTATCAGCAGAAAAGAAAGAACACCTATTATGAAGAAAAATTGGAAGAAGGAACAATGAGCAACCATGCAGTGTATATGCCGTGGACAACTGTTACATATTACATAACAAATTGTGACAACTAACCTTACTAAAAGCAATACTCCTGTCATCTCTCTCTGAATTTAGTACCATTGAACTAAGATTCTCAATTTTCTTTGCCTGTTCAATCAAGCGTTTGTCGCGCTGCTCTTTAGCTTTCTTTTCCTCCTCCAACTCTAATGCAATCCTTTCTTTTTCCAGTTCACTCTAGAAAAATAATAACCAGATTAATCGATGTATTACATAGTCATGAATCACTGTAGGAAAAAAATGCTGAGAAAGCAACCTGCAGTAGTGTGTTCCGCAAATTCAGAATTTCTTCCCCCCAATGATCACTTTGAGAGTTCTAAGGACAGAAAGGAGTGCAAGTTTGTATCTTCAAGTTGTATAGATTTAATGCTTAAACACACTTTAAAACGTACCCTAAGCTTTGAGCGGAGCTCTTCTATTTCTTTCCTTTGGCGTTTTAATAACGCAGCATCTGTCAAAATCtgcagtatatatatataatgtaaGGAATTATGCAATTATAGCACGATGAATAGAAATAGTATCTAGCTGGCAACAGAAACATGTTAATACCTCATTAACACATGCACAATTTGTTACACGCAATGCTCTACTTGCAAATTGCAAACTGCTTTTTGTCTCATCAGCATGTACCtacaaaatataaaataaatagtTTACCACGATACAAATAACAATAGTGTTAGTTTTATGACTATAATCTTTCCTCTTTGTTGTTGCTTGATTGCATTTGAATACTAAGGGTACGTTTGGATTCTTAATTGACCTTGCCTAGCTTGACTATGCCCAGCTAGCCCGTATGGGCAATAGCTCACAAAAGAGATGCTCAATGTTTGGATGCTACCACTTGCACTGAGTACAGCACGTTAGGTGTGGCAGTTGCCAGCTTTTTTTCTCTTGCGCAGCGTTTTTTGCTCTTGCAAGCGAGCCAATTCGGCTCTCCGTCGTGAGCAAGCTTTTTCCTACCATTAGTGCCCAGCTTGCCATCAGAAGcgagtttttttcttttgtacCAAACGCCAACCCTTGCTTGGCAAGGGTAGAGTCATCCTTGCTTAAGATCCAAACACACCCTCAATTTTGCTTTGATAATACTTGAGTTAATAGATGAAAATTCAGAATAACTGCTATGAGTTGTTAAATAaatgtgaaaaaaataaaagaaatgttaGTGACACCTTTCAACTTAATTCCCACAACGCAACAAAAATCAGTAAGCAAAATAACCACGTACTCAAAT
This portion of the Panicum virgatum strain AP13 chromosome 2N, P.virgatum_v5, whole genome shotgun sequence genome encodes:
- the LOC120660689 gene encoding kinesin-like protein KIN-7I isoform X2, with amino-acid sequence MERIHVAVRSRPLSAEDVRSSPWRISGNTIAHSAQSSIRFEFDRIFGQECRTAEVYEARTKHIVDSVVRGFNGTVFAYGQTNSGKTYTMRGSANEPGIIPLAVHDLFRCIEEHIDREFLVRMSYMEIYNEEINDLLVPEHRKLQIHESSEKGIFVAGLREEIVTCAEQVMDFMSFGESHRHIGETNMNLYSSRSHTIFRMVIESREKGDDNEAEDSCDAVRVSVLNLVDLAGSERAAKTGAEGLRLKEGSHINKSLMILGTVIKKLSEGIEGQGGHVPYRDSKLTRILQPALGGNSNTAIICNITLAQVHADETKSSLQFASRALRVTNCACVNEILTDAALLKRQRKEIEELRSKLRNSQSDHWGEEILNLRNTLLQSELEKERIALELEEEKKAKEQRDKRLIEQAKKIENLSSMVLNSERDDRSIAFSKDKRRVTWCPGPKARQFGIEVLGPIEEGPTSSTVRNERNMGMPPRFEELIQESYASNDEPCANACSPIDMAEDSEDVSLPDSHALLHVTNRRKTNTMKSDQEQFGGTAGELIIPEDALDGNNALQSQESTVPCVVSSLSARESEAILVIKQLQDQIKLLEAEKSSIQTNLDDVLELATQQKTSSDEKYEKLQQNALAAQEQAKVANEKVSTLSATIKSNQEVAYGFLSNVLIETEGINLETHQLRNSVESALSFIDELSQNLLMMAQGVLEVKHSAHEDIRRFGSMVRDYEKLSACLMEKVCKLETEKKLLEEQSQDQQNEIDKLKSSLASCEKAIDDCTLQHELEKDGILSELLNLQKEVSTLSSSSLMKEKESIRKELDRTKTKLRETENKLKNSIQEKIKLQSEKAEAHKEVKKLQSQRTLLERDLRKRDSVTVEKKHELNCTLDQAVQMQEEYQKLEMHVFDMEAEISSLQEALTTSVTEKDEALSKVELITSELEDLANKLNSAESERNSLSDEVALLTKRSKASESTLKRLEASLSSVSREKEDMGMQLTDALLDMESERSVWTAKEKEYLDVNQRLNTCLDENNKLLEDLIKVRQELASCREQCRILEEKLAHSIESNMNGKEIKFCSDADQALEKGRTIDGDVGENELHKQLLMITEERDSLLSETQQMRLIVNEAEVSKENCDRKLIHAKATIDELSSRISIMEVNMKQDAVANNKEKTKLRMQIRSLQPELEAHRGRLKEAVNEMKIMDTKYQEASTKLKKELFNSCREVLRLREMLKEMQGASK
- the LOC120660689 gene encoding kinesin-like protein KIN-7I isoform X6, with protein sequence MRGSANEPGIIPLAVHDLFRCIEEHIDREFLVRMSYMEIYNEEINDLLVPEHRKLQIHESSEKGIFVAGLREEIVTCAEQVMDFMSFGESHRHIGETNMNLYSSRSHTIFRMVIESREKGDDNEAEDSCDAVRVSVLNLVDLAGSERAAKTGAEGLRLKEGSHINKSLMILGTVIKKLSEGIEGQGGHVPYRDSKLTRILQPALGGNSNTAIICNITLAQVHADETKSSLQFASRALRVTNCACVNEILTDAALLKRQRKEIEELRSKLRNSQSDHWGEEILNLRNTLLQSELEKERIALELEEEKKAKEQRDKRLIEQAKKIENLSSMVLNSERDDRSIAFSKDKRRVTWCPGPKARQFGIEVLGPIEEGPTSSTVRNERNMGMPPRFEELIQESYASNDEPCANACSPIDMAEDSEDVSLPDSHALLHVTNRRKTNTMKKSDQEQFGGTAGELIIPEDALDGNNALQSQESTVPCVVSSLSARESEAILVIKQLQDQIKLLEAEKSSIQTNLDDVLELATQQKTSSDEKYEKLQQNALAAQEQAKVANEKVSTLSATIKSNQEVAYGFLSNVLIETEGINLETHQLRNSVESALSFIDELSQNLLMMAQGVLEVKHSAHEDIRRFGSMVRDYEKLSACLMEKVCKLETEKKLLEEQSQDQQNEIDKLKSSLASCEKAIDDCTLQHELEKDGILSELLNLQKEVSTLSSSSLMKEKESIRKELDRTKTKLRETENKLKNSIQEKIKLQSEKAEAHKEVKKLQSQRTLLERDLRKRDSVTVEKKHELNCTLDQAVQMQEEYQKLEMHVFDMEAEISSLQEALTTSVTEKDEALSKVELITSELEDLANKLNSAESERNSLSDEVALLTKRSKASESTLKRLEASLSSVSREKEDMGMQLTDALLDMESERSVWTAKEKEYLDVNQRLNTCLDENNKLLEDLIKVRQELASCREQCRILEEKLAHSIESNMNGKEIKFCSDADQALEKGRTIDGDVGENELHKQLLMITEERDSLLSETQQMRLIVNEAEVSKENCDRKLIHAKATIDELSSRISIMEVNMKQDAVANNKEKTKLRMQIRSLQPELEAHRGRLKEAVNEMKIMDTKYQEASTKLKKELFNSCREVLRLREMLKEMQGASK
- the LOC120660689 gene encoding kinesin-like protein KIN-7I isoform X3, whose product is MERIHVAVRSRPLSAEDVRSSPWRISGNTIAHSAQSSIRFEFDRIFGQECRTAEVYEARTKHIVDSVVRGFNGTVFAYGQTNSGKTYTMRGSANEPGIIPLAVHDLFRCIEEHIDREFLVRMSYMEIYNEEINDLLVPEHRKLQIHESSEKGIFVAGLREEIVTCAEQVMDFMSFGESHRHIGETNMNLYSSRSHTIFRMVIESREKGDDNEAEDSCDAVRVSVLNLVDLAGSERAAKTGAEGLRLKEGSHINKSLMILGTVIKKLSEGIEGQGGHVPYRDSKLTRILQPALGGNSNTAIICNITLAQVHADETKSSLQFASRALRVTNCACVNEILTDAALLKRQRKEIEELRSKLRNSQSDHWGEEILNLRNTLLQSELEKERIALELEEEKKAKEQRDKRLIEQAKKIENLSSMVLNSERDDRSIAFSKDKRRVTWCPGPKARQFGIEVLGPIEEGPTSSTVRNERNMGMPPRFEELIQESYASNDEPCANACSPIDMAEDSEDVSLPDSHALLHVTNRRKTNTMKKSDQEQFGGTAGELIIPEDALDGNNALQSQESTVPCVVSSLSARESEAILVIKQLQDQIKLLEAEKSSIQTNLDDVLELATQQKTSSDEKYEKLQQNALAAQEQAKVANEKEVAYGFLSNVLIETEGINLETHQLRNSVESALSFIDELSQNLLMMAQGVLEVKHSAHEDIRRFGSMVRDYEKLSACLMEKVCKLETEKKLLEEQSQDQQNEIDKLKSSLASCEKAIDDCTLQHELEKDGILSELLNLQKEVSTLSSSSLMKEKESIRKELDRTKTKLRETENKLKNSIQEKIKLQSEKAEAHKEVKKLQSQRTLLERDLRKRDSVTVEKKHELNCTLDQAVQMQEEYQKLEMHVFDMEAEISSLQEALTTSVTEKDEALSKVELITSELEDLANKLNSAESERNSLSDEVALLTKRSKASESTLKRLEASLSSVSREKEDMGMQLTDALLDMESERSVWTAKEKEYLDVNQRLNTCLDENNKLLEDLIKVRQELASCREQCRILEEKLAHSIESNMNGKEIKFCSDADQALEKGRTIDGDVGENELHKQLLMITEERDSLLSETQQMRLIVNEAEVSKENCDRKLIHAKATIDELSSRISIMEVNMKQDAVANNKEKTKLRMQIRSLQPELEAHRGRLKEAVNEMKIMDTKYQEASTKLKKELFNSCREVLRLREMLKEMQGASK
- the LOC120660689 gene encoding kinesin-like protein KIN-7I isoform X1: MERIHVAVRSRPLSAEDVRSSPWRISGNTIAHSAQSSIRFEFDRIFGQECRTAEVYEARTKHIVDSVVRGFNGTVFAYGQTNSGKTYTMRGSANEPGIIPLAVHDLFRCIEEHIDREFLVRMSYMEIYNEEINDLLVPEHRKLQIHESSEKGIFVAGLREEIVTCAEQVMDFMSFGESHRHIGETNMNLYSSRSHTIFRMVIESREKGDDNEAEDSCDAVRVSVLNLVDLAGSERAAKTGAEGLRLKEGSHINKSLMILGTVIKKLSEGIEGQGGHVPYRDSKLTRILQPALGGNSNTAIICNITLAQVHADETKSSLQFASRALRVTNCACVNEILTDAALLKRQRKEIEELRSKLRNSQSDHWGEEILNLRNTLLQSELEKERIALELEEEKKAKEQRDKRLIEQAKKIENLSSMVLNSERDDRSIAFSKDKRRVTWCPGPKARQFGIEVLGPIEEGPTSSTVRNERNMGMPPRFEELIQESYASNDEPCANACSPIDMAEDSEDVSLPDSHALLHVTNRRKTNTMKKSDQEQFGGTAGELIIPEDALDGNNALQSQESTVPCVVSSLSARESEAILVIKQLQDQIKLLEAEKSSIQTNLDDVLELATQQKTSSDEKYEKLQQNALAAQEQAKVANEKVSTLSATIKSNQEVAYGFLSNVLIETEGINLETHQLRNSVESALSFIDELSQNLLMMAQGVLEVKHSAHEDIRRFGSMVRDYEKLSACLMEKVCKLETEKKLLEEQSQDQQNEIDKLKSSLASCEKAIDDCTLQHELEKDGILSELLNLQKEVSTLSSSSLMKEKESIRKELDRTKTKLRETENKLKNSIQEKIKLQSEKAEAHKEVKKLQSQRTLLERDLRKRDSVTVEKKHELNCTLDQAVQMQEEYQKLEMHVFDMEAEISSLQEALTTSVTEKDEALSKVELITSELEDLANKLNSAESERNSLSDEVALLTKRSKASESTLKRLEASLSSVSREKEDMGMQLTDALLDMESERSVWTAKEKEYLDVNQRLNTCLDENNKLLEDLIKVRQELASCREQCRILEEKLAHSIESNMNGKEIKFCSDADQALEKGRTIDGDVGENELHKQLLMITEERDSLLSETQQMRLIVNEAEVSKENCDRKLIHAKATIDELSSRISIMEVNMKQDAVANNKEKTKLRMQIRSLQPELEAHRGRLKEAVNEMKIMDTKYQEASTKLKKELFNSCREVLRLREMLKEMQGASK
- the LOC120660689 gene encoding kinesin-like protein KIN-7I isoform X7 gives rise to the protein MSYMEIYNEEINDLLVPEHRKLQIHESSEKGIFVAGLREEIVTCAEQVMDFMSFGESHRHIGETNMNLYSSRSHTIFRMVIESREKGDDNEAEDSCDAVRVSVLNLVDLAGSERAAKTGAEGLRLKEGSHINKSLMILGTVIKKLSEGIEGQGGHVPYRDSKLTRILQPALGGNSNTAIICNITLAQVHADETKSSLQFASRALRVTNCACVNEILTDAALLKRQRKEIEELRSKLRNSQSDHWGEEILNLRNTLLQSELEKERIALELEEEKKAKEQRDKRLIEQAKKIENLSSMVLNSERDDRSIAFSKDKRRVTWCPGPKARQFGIEVLGPIEEGPTSSTVRNERNMGMPPRFEELIQESYASNDEPCANACSPIDMAEDSEDVSLPDSHALLHVTNRRKTNTMKKSDQEQFGGTAGELIIPEDALDGNNALQSQESTVPCVVSSLSARESEAILVIKQLQDQIKLLEAEKSSIQTNLDDVLELATQQKTSSDEKYEKLQQNALAAQEQAKVANEKVSTLSATIKSNQEVAYGFLSNVLIETEGINLETHQLRNSVESALSFIDELSQNLLMMAQGVLEVKHSAHEDIRRFGSMVRDYEKLSACLMEKVCKLETEKKLLEEQSQDQQNEIDKLKSSLASCEKAIDDCTLQHELEKDGILSELLNLQKEVSTLSSSSLMKEKESIRKELDRTKTKLRETENKLKNSIQEKIKLQSEKAEAHKEVKKLQSQRTLLERDLRKRDSVTVEKKHELNCTLDQAVQMQEEYQKLEMHVFDMEAEISSLQEALTTSVTEKDEALSKVELITSELEDLANKLNSAESERNSLSDEVALLTKRSKASESTLKRLEASLSSVSREKEDMGMQLTDALLDMESERSVWTAKEKEYLDVNQRLNTCLDENNKLLEDLIKVRQELASCREQCRILEEKLAHSIESNMNGKEIKFCSDADQALEKGRTIDGDVGENELHKQLLMITEERDSLLSETQQMRLIVNEAEVSKENCDRKLIHAKATIDELSSRISIMEVNMKQDAVANNKEKTKLRMQIRSLQPELEAHRGRLKEAVNEMKIMDTKYQEASTKLKKELFNSCREVLRLREMLKEMQGASK
- the LOC120660689 gene encoding kinesin-like protein KIN-7I isoform X9; the protein is MERIHVAVRSRPLSAEDVRSSPWRISGNTIAHSAQSSIRFEFDRIFGQECRTAEVYEARTKHIVDSVVRGFNGTVFAYGQTNSGKTYTMRGSANEPGIIPLAVHDLFRCIEEHIDREFLVRMSYMEIYNEEINDLLVPEHRKLQIHESSEKGIFVAGLREEIVTCAEQVMDFMSFGESHRHIGETNMNLYSSRSHTIFRMVIESREKGDDNEAEDSCDAVRVSVLNLVDLAGSERAAKTGAEGLRLKEGSHINKSLMILGTVIKKLSEGIEGQGGHVPYRDSKLTRILQPALGGNSNTAIICNITLAQVHADETKSSLQFASRALRVTNCACVNEILTDAALLKRQRKEIEELRSKLRNSQSDHWGEEILNLRNTLLQSELEKERIALELEEEKKAKEQRDKRLIEQAKKIENLSSMVLNSERDDRSIAFSKDKRRVTWCPGPKARQFGIEVLGPIEEGPTSSTVRNERNMGMPPRFEELIQESYASNDEPCANACSPIDMAEDSEDVSLPDSHALLHVTNRRKTNTMKKSDQEQFGGTAGELIIPEDALDGNNALQSQESTVPCVVSSLSARESEAILVIKQLQDQIKLLEAEKSSIQTNLDDVLELATQQKTSSDEKYEKLQQNALAAQEQAKVANEKVSTLSATIKSNQEVAYGFLSNVLIETEGINLETHQLRNSVESALSFIDELSQNLLMMAQGVLEVKHSAHEDIRRFGSMVRDYEKLSACLMEKVCKLETEKKLLEEQSQDQQNEIDKLKSSLASCEKAIDDCTLQHELEKDGILSELLNLQKEVSTLSSSSLMKEKESIRKELDRTKTKLRETENKLKNSIQEKIKLQSEKAEAHKEVKKLQSQRTLLERDLRKRDSVTVEKKHELNCTLDQAVQMQEEYQKLEMHVFDMEAEISSLQEALTTSVTEKDEALSKVELITSELEDLANKLNSAESERNSLSDEVALLTKRSKASESTLKRLEASLSSVSREKEDMGMQLTDALLDMESERSVWTAKEKEYLDVNQRLNTCLDENNKLLEDLIKQRCRPSFGKRKNH